In Bradyrhizobium erythrophlei, a single genomic region encodes these proteins:
- a CDS encoding ABC transporter ATP-binding protein, which translates to MSTLSFRNVWVEFGDQVVLERINLEIASGTFLSVVGPSGAGKSTLLHLILGQQRPTQGRVLLDGKPFPAEPGPDRGIVFQRYSVFPHLTVLGNVLLGYELAERGFTARLLGEPRRKAIEKSLALIEAVGLGQHRDKYPSALSGGMQQRLAIAQAIAKRPRVLLLDEPFGALDPGTRAQMHALIKPLWRDLKMTIVMVTHDIKEAFGLATRLIALDRTRHDPQAPERFGANITYDLDLTRDSTVPVLGFTKAEAEIRP; encoded by the coding sequence ATGAGCACGTTGTCCTTCCGCAACGTCTGGGTCGAATTTGGCGATCAGGTGGTTCTCGAACGCATCAATCTCGAGATCGCCTCCGGAACCTTCCTCTCAGTCGTCGGTCCTTCCGGAGCCGGCAAGAGCACCCTCCTGCACCTGATCCTCGGCCAACAGCGACCGACGCAGGGTCGTGTCCTGCTCGACGGAAAGCCCTTTCCAGCCGAGCCTGGACCAGACCGAGGCATCGTGTTCCAGCGCTACTCGGTGTTTCCGCATCTCACCGTGCTCGGCAATGTCCTGCTCGGCTACGAGCTCGCCGAGCGCGGATTTACCGCACGCTTGCTTGGCGAACCCAGGCGCAAGGCGATCGAGAAGAGCCTCGCGCTGATCGAGGCGGTGGGCCTCGGTCAGCATCGCGATAAATATCCCAGCGCCCTGTCGGGCGGCATGCAGCAACGGCTTGCGATTGCGCAGGCGATCGCCAAGCGCCCGCGCGTACTGCTCCTCGACGAACCCTTCGGTGCACTCGATCCCGGCACGCGCGCCCAGATGCATGCGCTGATCAAACCGTTGTGGCGCGATCTGAAGATGACGATTGTTATGGTCACCCACGACATCAAGGAGGCTTTCGGTCTTGCGACGCGGCTGATTGCGCTCGATCGAACGCGACACGACCCACAGGCGCCCGAACGGTTCGGCGCGAATATCACCTACGATTTGGATCTCACCCGCGACAGCACAGTGCCAGTTTTGGGTTTCACCAAGGCCGAAGCGGAAATCCGGCCATAA
- a CDS encoding putative urea ABC transporter substrate-binding protein — MLKSRSVLTAVAAACLLATSSMSPALAEKKTEFNIAWTIYVGWMPWPYAADSGIVKKWADKYGIKINVTQINDYVESINQYTAGKFDGVTVTNMDALTIPAAGGVDTTAVIMGDYSNGNDGIVLKKGQTLADIKGQKVNLVELSVSHYLLARGLSTVKLSEKDIKIVNTSDADIVAASKTKDTTAIVTWNPQLLEVKSEPGATLVYDSSKIPGEIEDLLVVNTQTLKDNPDFARALVGIWYDTIALMKDTGEKGKAAREAMAKLSGTDLAGFESQLKTTHMYYDPKDAASFVTGPDLVKTMDLVRGFSFEHNLLGEKVTSKDAVGIETPTKTLGSAKNVKLRFDPSYMKLAADGKL, encoded by the coding sequence ATGCTGAAATCACGAAGCGTACTGACTGCCGTAGCTGCTGCCTGCCTGCTGGCGACCTCATCGATGTCGCCGGCTCTCGCCGAAAAGAAGACCGAGTTCAATATTGCCTGGACAATTTATGTCGGCTGGATGCCGTGGCCGTATGCGGCTGACTCCGGCATTGTCAAGAAATGGGCAGACAAATACGGCATCAAGATCAACGTCACGCAGATCAACGACTATGTCGAATCGATCAATCAGTACACGGCCGGCAAGTTCGATGGCGTCACCGTGACCAACATGGATGCGCTGACGATACCGGCCGCTGGCGGCGTCGATACCACCGCCGTGATCATGGGCGACTATTCGAACGGGAATGACGGCATCGTCTTGAAGAAAGGCCAGACGCTCGCCGACATCAAGGGTCAGAAAGTCAACCTCGTCGAACTGTCGGTCTCGCACTACCTGCTGGCGCGAGGATTGAGCACGGTGAAATTGAGCGAGAAGGACATCAAAATCGTCAACACCTCGGACGCTGACATTGTGGCCGCATCGAAAACCAAGGATACGACGGCAATCGTCACCTGGAATCCACAGCTTCTCGAAGTGAAGTCGGAACCCGGGGCGACGCTGGTCTACGATTCCAGCAAGATACCCGGCGAGATCGAGGATCTCCTTGTCGTCAACACCCAGACCTTGAAGGACAATCCGGATTTCGCCAGGGCGCTGGTCGGCATCTGGTACGACACCATCGCCTTGATGAAGGACACGGGCGAGAAGGGCAAGGCGGCGCGCGAGGCGATGGCAAAGCTCTCGGGCACCGATCTTGCCGGCTTCGAGAGCCAGCTCAAGACAACTCATATGTATTATGACCCGAAGGACGCGGCCAGCTTCGTGACAGGGCCGGACCTGGTGAAGACCATGGACCTCGTGCGTGGCTTCTCCTTCGAGCACAACCTGCTCGGCGAGAAAGTCACATCGAAGGATGCCGTTGGTATCGAAACGCCGACCAAGACGCTTGGCTCCGCCAAGAACGTCAAGCTTCGCTTCGATCCGAGCTACATGAAGCTCGCCGCGGACGGAAAGCTCTGA
- a CDS encoding ABC transporter permease: MTRVMNVVPGRGARIILAMLPFILIAIIYVIGSAERRAANPDDKLLPPVSEMVVTSKRLVAEPDRRSGDYVLWTDTAASLRRLALGLGISALAGLILGIAIGLLPVAGAGFGTLVAVLSMIPPMAVLPILFIVFGLGELSKVVLIIVGITPMLVRDISLEVAGMPREQLIKAQTLGASTWQVAIRVVLPQIMPRLIKCLRLMIGPAFLFLISAEAIAADAGLGYRIFLVRRYLSMDVILPYVAWITLLAYLLDLALSLIGRRAFPWAYEQEAR; encoded by the coding sequence ATTACACGCGTAATGAACGTCGTTCCCGGACGCGGCGCCCGGATCATTCTGGCTATGCTGCCGTTCATCCTGATTGCGATCATCTATGTGATCGGATCAGCGGAGCGGCGCGCCGCCAATCCTGACGACAAGCTGCTGCCCCCGGTCTCGGAAATGGTCGTGACATCAAAACGGCTGGTTGCCGAACCCGACCGGCGCTCCGGCGATTATGTGCTGTGGACGGACACTGCAGCCAGCCTGCGGCGCCTTGCGCTGGGACTCGGCATCTCGGCGCTGGCCGGTTTGATACTGGGGATTGCGATCGGCCTGTTGCCGGTCGCGGGCGCAGGATTTGGCACGCTGGTTGCGGTGCTCTCGATGATTCCGCCAATGGCGGTGCTTCCGATCCTGTTTATCGTGTTCGGCCTCGGCGAATTGTCGAAGGTGGTGCTGATCATCGTTGGCATCACGCCGATGCTGGTTCGCGACATCTCGCTCGAAGTGGCGGGCATGCCACGCGAACAGCTCATTAAAGCACAGACTCTGGGGGCCTCGACCTGGCAGGTCGCAATCCGCGTGGTGCTGCCGCAAATCATGCCGCGCCTGATCAAGTGTCTGCGGCTGATGATCGGGCCGGCGTTCCTGTTCCTCATTTCGGCGGAAGCGATCGCGGCCGACGCCGGTCTTGGTTATCGCATCTTCCTGGTTCGCCGCTATCTTTCGATGGACGTGATCTTGCCCTACGTCGCCTGGATCACGCTGCTCGCCTACCTTCTCGATCTCGCCTTGTCGTTGATCGGCCGACGCGCCTTTCCCTGGGCGTATGAACAGGAAGCGCGCTAA
- a CDS encoding agmatinase family protein, producing the protein MLFETRTRHARRAGLWPQPRRTRRHHPDFDKMATQGWQSLEAEGKLPHARWRKERQWALDMGLPGAESLTDRDIPTFARGELPHFAGINTFMKAPYVEDVRDVSKYDAAVIGIPFDSGTTYRPGTRFGPQGIRRISALYTPYNYELGVDLREQMTLCDAGDVFTIPANLEKSFDQISRGVAHVFSSGALPIMLGGDHSIGFPCVRGIAQCTDKKIGIIHFDRHIDIQEKDLDERMHTTPWYWATNLPNVSPTNLVQLGIGGWQVPREGVEVARRRNTNVLTIADIERIGLEKTAEIALELAWKDADAVYISFDVDSLDCGFVPGTGWPEPGGFLPREALKILGLVAAEGLCGLEVVEVSPPYDTSDITALIGVRVVVEALGSMVAHGKLGSHKKIINKPVAY; encoded by the coding sequence ATGCTGTTCGAAACCCGTACACGCCATGCGCGCCGCGCCGGCCTGTGGCCGCAGCCACGGCGGACACGCCGACATCATCCCGACTTCGACAAGATGGCAACGCAAGGCTGGCAGTCGTTGGAAGCCGAAGGCAAGTTGCCTCACGCCCGCTGGCGCAAGGAGCGACAGTGGGCGCTGGATATGGGATTGCCCGGCGCCGAGAGCTTGACCGACCGCGATATCCCGACCTTTGCGCGAGGCGAGCTGCCGCATTTTGCCGGCATCAACACCTTCATGAAAGCGCCCTATGTCGAGGATGTGCGCGACGTCAGCAAATACGACGCCGCCGTGATTGGCATCCCCTTCGATTCCGGCACCACCTATCGCCCCGGCACCCGCTTCGGGCCGCAAGGCATCAGGCGTATCTCCGCGCTATATACGCCCTACAATTACGAGCTCGGCGTCGATCTGCGCGAGCAGATGACGCTGTGCGACGCCGGCGATGTCTTTACGATTCCGGCCAACCTCGAAAAGAGCTTTGACCAGATCTCGCGCGGCGTGGCCCATGTCTTCTCTTCCGGTGCGCTTCCGATCATGCTCGGTGGCGATCATTCGATCGGTTTTCCCTGCGTCCGCGGCATCGCGCAGTGCACCGACAAGAAGATCGGCATCATCCATTTCGATCGCCACATCGATATCCAGGAAAAGGATCTCGACGAGCGCATGCACACCACGCCATGGTACTGGGCAACCAATCTGCCAAACGTTTCACCGACCAATCTGGTGCAGCTCGGCATTGGCGGCTGGCAGGTACCGCGCGAAGGCGTCGAGGTGGCGCGCAGGCGGAACACCAACGTGCTGACGATCGCCGATATCGAAAGGATCGGACTGGAAAAGACCGCCGAGATTGCCCTGGAACTGGCGTGGAAGGATGCGGACGCCGTCTACATCTCCTTCGACGTCGACTCCCTGGATTGCGGCTTCGTTCCCGGCACCGGCTGGCCGGAGCCCGGTGGCTTCCTGCCGCGTGAAGCTCTGAAGATTCTCGGGCTGGTCGCTGCCGAAGGCCTTTGTGGCCTCGAGGTGGTCGAGGTTTCACCACCTTACGACACGTCCGACATCACGGCGCTGATCGGCGTGCGCGTTGTGGTCGAGGCACTGGGCTCGATGGTCGCCCACGGCAAGCTCGGCAGCCACAAGAAGATCATTAACAAGCCGGTTGCATATTGA